TACAATCATCCTGAATTGCGAATGGAGTTGGAGCGTACGGGACAGGCCCCCGAATTTCGTGGCAACAGTGATACTGAAACCCTTCTGGCCTTGATTGAGTCCCGGGGAATCGAATCTACCCTGAAATGTTTGAATGGCATGTTTGCCATTGCCGTGTGGGATCGGCAGGAACGGCGCCTGCTCCTTGCCAGGGATCGCATGGGAGAAAAGCCTTTATATGTTGGGTGGCTGAACAACTGTATGGTATTTGCTTCTGAATTGAAGCCTCTGTTGAGCCATTATTCCTTTGAGCTGGAGCCCCAATCGGTTGGTCGGTTTTTGTCCTTTGGATATATCCCTGCTCCCTGGTCGATACTCAAAGGTGTGTTCAAACTGCCCCCGGGATGTTTCCAATGGTATAGCATCGATGATGCAATGCAGAAAAGAGACATCAACGGCTTTGTTGCTGACGTGAAGCGCTACTGGAGTCTGGAAGAAACAGCACTTGCCGGGCGCCGGCAGCCATTCACTGGAAGCATGAATGATGCTTTGGATCAGCTTGATGGCCTGTTGGGAGATGCCGTGGAAAAGCGTATGCTTTCGGATGTGTCTCTGGGAGTCTGTCTGTCCGGTGGAATTGATTCATCGTTGGTCGCAGCATTGATGCGGTCACATACCAATGGGAAAGTAAAGACGTTCAGCATCGGTTTCAGGGAAGATGCATTCAATGAGGCGCATCATGCCCGTGCGGCGGCCCGCCATTTGGGTTGTGAGCATACAGAGGCAATTCTGGAGCCTGGTGCCGCCCTGGATCTCATACCGGAAATGGCTTCAGTGTATGACGAACCATTCGCTGATGTATCCCAGCTACCCACTTATCTGTTGTCACGTCTCCTGAAAGAGCATGTGAAGGTTGCATTGAGCGGTGATGGAGCTGATGAGCTGTTTCTGGGATATACGAGGTATTTTGTTGCGCCACGACTTTGGCATGGCTATGGCCGCCTTCCCCGGCGCCTGCGTCGGCCTGCGGCATCCATGTTGATCAGGGGGTGGATGCGCAATTATCGCTTTTGGAATCTGGGACAGCGGTTGTCTGCTCCGGATTTTGAAGGGTTTTTTGGGGCCTTTGTTTCTTTGTGTCCGAATGCCGGGGTTTTGTACCATGGTGCGGATCCGGTGTGGAACTATCAGGACGTCGTTCCCGGTAGTCTGAAGGGGCAGGATGCTAGGATGATGTATCTTGATCAGATGGGGTATTTACCGGATGATATTCTCGCAAAAGTGGATCGGGCCAGCATGGCAGTGAGTCTGGAAATGCGGACACCTTTCATGGATCACGGCCTGGTTGAATGGGCCTGGTCATTGCCTGATGACTATAAGCGTGAGAAAGGTCGGGGAAAATGGTTACTGCGCATGTTGCTGGAACGCTACTTGCCCAAACAGTTGTTTGATCGCCCAAAGCAGGGCTTTGGGGTACCCATTGGGGTTTGGCTGCGAGGCCCCTTGAAACCCTGGGCGGAAGAGTTGCTGAGCGAACCAAACATGCAGCGTTGCCCCCGGTTGAAAAGAGAGGCAGTATTTGAGCTGTGGCAATATCATCAGCGGGGGCAGTTTGATGCAGGGCATACCCTGTGGGCATTGCTGACATTGCTTGCCTGGCTGAAATACTGGAAACCGTGAAGATCCTTCTGTGTACCGATGTTCCGCCTTTTGTGGTTGGTGGCGCTGAAACCCAATCCTGGCGATTGGCCCGTGAGTGGGCTGCGATGGGGAATCAAGTGGAGTGTGTCGGCTATAGAATTGCCAGCCAGGTGCAGAATGAAATACGCCTTCATCGTCTCCCGCTACTGAAAAGGGGTGGGAGGTTGGTGCGTGGCATGGGCTATTTCTTTGCCCTGGGGTTATTCCTGTTGAAGAGGCGTCGCAGCTATGACGTGGTGTATAGCCGGTTCCTGGGGGAGTCCACCCTGAGCGTCGTATTGCTCAAAGCTATGCGTCTTTTGCGTATGCCACTTGTGGCAGTGCCTGCGGCAGCCGGGCATGAAGATAATTCTGATCTGGCGATACTGTCATCCCTGCCGGCCACCAATGGCTTGATCAGGCTCATCAATCGGCATTGTGACTGCATCAACTTTATATCGCCTGCCATAGAAAGAGACTTGAGGTCTGCGGGTATTGCCCCCGGAAAGTTCCGCCATATACCCAATGGCGTGAATCTGACAGGAAAAACTGCCTTGGCGCCGGCAGGCCATCCTTACAGATTGTTGTTTGTCGGGCGCCTGGAATACCAGAAAGGGCTGGATATCCTGCTGCCGGTTATGTCCCGATTGGCTGCTGAAGGCCATGAGTTCGAACTGAAGATTCTGGGAACCGGTTCATTGCTTGGTGAACTTGAGGAGAAAGTGGTTTCTCTGGGGCTTGATGGAAAGGTGCATTTTTCCGGGGTGGTGGATTCCGATCAGGTACTCGAGGAATTATCCCGGACGCATTTGTTTTTGCTGCCTTCACGCTATGAAGGAATGTCCAACGCTGCCCTGGAAGCGTTGGCTTGTGGAGTACCATGCGTGTTGAGTGCTTGTGGCGGGATTGATAGCTACCTGGATGGGGATACTGGCTGGGTTTTTAATCTGGAAGACGTGGAAGACCTGCATCACGGTTTGAGTCAGGCGCTGTGCATTTCTGCCGAAGAGTGGGAAATTCGCTCCAGGCGTAGCAGGCAGCTGGTAATGGATAACTTTTCCATGCCCGTTGTGGCAAGAGAGTATCTGGACTTATTCAGGGAATTGGCATGCGCCCCAGAATCCACAGTGTAGTTCCCGGCGGTAGCGGTGTGGAAGTGGTGCATGGAGCTTTGCGGGATAACATTCCCGGCTACAGCATGGCCCACTATTCACCGAAACTGGAATATCTTCCAGTGATGCTGAGACGATATCGCAGCACCAATGTGGATCTGCAGCATATGCCCGCTGATCATGCCATGTTTCTTGCGGCTTCTGACGTGCCACTGGCAATTACTTTTCATAATTATGTGCTGGATGCCTGGATGCGGAGATACAGCTCTCCGGTGCAGAAACTGCATTATGCTACGGATCTGCGCTATTTCATCAAACAGGCCCTGCACAAAGCGGATACTGTAACGGCGGTCAGTCAATTTACAGCCGACCTGGTTGGAAAGGATCTGGGATATGGGGGCGATATACATGTCATTCCCAATGGCGTTGATGAAGAGTTGTTCAAGCCACGGAATGACGGGCGTCGGGACGCCAGAGGCAAGGTTCGGGTGCTGTTCAGTGGCAATCCTACGCGCAGAAAAGGCGTTCAGTGGTTGAAGGAAATCGCCGATCAGCTACCGGCGCAAGTGGAATTGTTTGTTACCCAGGGCTTGCGTGCGCACAGGAAAATATTCTCCGGTTCTTCCATGTATTGTGTCGGTGCGGTACCACACAAGGATATGCCCGCCTTGTATCGTGATGTGGATATGGTGTTGAGCTGTACGGTTCGGGAGGGAATGCCATTGTCCATCATTGAAGCCATGGCATGCGGACTGCCGGTTGTAGCCAGTGATTGTTCTTCGTTGCCGGAATTGATCGATCATGGCAAGGGGGGGTTCCTGTGTGGTGTTGGTGATGTTCCGGATTTTGTGAAAAGAATAGGCCAGTTGGCGGATTCTCCTGGCTTGCGTCGGGAAATGGGGCTGTACAATCGGCATAAAGTCGAGAGTTGTTTTACGTTGTCTGGCATGATCGATGCTTACAGGATGCTGTTTGATGATATGTTGTAGCCTGCCTTGCAGGCAGTGCTCATCAGGGATTGCCTGCAGGATGAAAATTGTGCCTGAACTGAATGCGCGTGGATAAAATGAAAACCAGGCAATACTACGAA
This sequence is a window from Thiolapillus brandeum. Protein-coding genes within it:
- a CDS encoding glycosyltransferase family 4 protein: MRPRIHSVVPGGSGVEVVHGALRDNIPGYSMAHYSPKLEYLPVMLRRYRSTNVDLQHMPADHAMFLAASDVPLAITFHNYVLDAWMRRYSSPVQKLHYATDLRYFIKQALHKADTVTAVSQFTADLVGKDLGYGGDIHVIPNGVDEELFKPRNDGRRDARGKVRVLFSGNPTRRKGVQWLKEIADQLPAQVELFVTQGLRAHRKIFSGSSMYCVGAVPHKDMPALYRDVDMVLSCTVREGMPLSIIEAMACGLPVVASDCSSLPELIDHGKGGFLCGVGDVPDFVKRIGQLADSPGLRREMGLYNRHKVESCFTLSGMIDAYRMLFDDML
- a CDS encoding glycosyltransferase family 4 protein; this translates as MKILLCTDVPPFVVGGAETQSWRLAREWAAMGNQVECVGYRIASQVQNEIRLHRLPLLKRGGRLVRGMGYFFALGLFLLKRRRSYDVVYSRFLGESTLSVVLLKAMRLLRMPLVAVPAAAGHEDNSDLAILSSLPATNGLIRLINRHCDCINFISPAIERDLRSAGIAPGKFRHIPNGVNLTGKTALAPAGHPYRLLFVGRLEYQKGLDILLPVMSRLAAEGHEFELKILGTGSLLGELEEKVVSLGLDGKVHFSGVVDSDQVLEELSRTHLFLLPSRYEGMSNAALEALACGVPCVLSACGGIDSYLDGDTGWVFNLEDVEDLHHGLSQALCISAEEWEIRSRRSRQLVMDNFSMPVVAREYLDLFRELACAPESTV
- the asnB gene encoding asparagine synthase (glutamine-hydrolyzing), whose protein sequence is MCGFVGLLSRGDAPSTEQLASMSQSIQHRGPDDEGFYVDEAGGVAMAHRRLSILDLSEHGHQPMHSASGRYVLVYNGEIYNHPELRMELERTGQAPEFRGNSDTETLLALIESRGIESTLKCLNGMFAIAVWDRQERRLLLARDRMGEKPLYVGWLNNCMVFASELKPLLSHYSFELEPQSVGRFLSFGYIPAPWSILKGVFKLPPGCFQWYSIDDAMQKRDINGFVADVKRYWSLEETALAGRRQPFTGSMNDALDQLDGLLGDAVEKRMLSDVSLGVCLSGGIDSSLVAALMRSHTNGKVKTFSIGFREDAFNEAHHARAAARHLGCEHTEAILEPGAALDLIPEMASVYDEPFADVSQLPTYLLSRLLKEHVKVALSGDGADELFLGYTRYFVAPRLWHGYGRLPRRLRRPAASMLIRGWMRNYRFWNLGQRLSAPDFEGFFGAFVSLCPNAGVLYHGADPVWNYQDVVPGSLKGQDARMMYLDQMGYLPDDILAKVDRASMAVSLEMRTPFMDHGLVEWAWSLPDDYKREKGRGKWLLRMLLERYLPKQLFDRPKQGFGVPIGVWLRGPLKPWAEELLSEPNMQRCPRLKREAVFELWQYHQRGQFDAGHTLWALLTLLAWLKYWKP